In Meleagris gallopavo isolate NT-WF06-2002-E0010 breed Aviagen turkey brand Nicholas breeding stock chromosome 2, Turkey_5.1, whole genome shotgun sequence, the following are encoded in one genomic region:
- the MRPL14 gene encoding 39S ribosomal protein L14, mitochondrial: MALLHRRLGFSLTYLSNTVIQRHLSVSGACQAIQKLTRVRVVDNSALGNAPYHRPPKCIHVYNKTGVGKVGDKILLAIRGEKKKALIVGHKMPGPHMTPRFDSNNVVLIEDNGNPLGTRIKTPIPYILRRREGEFSKVLAIARNFV; the protein is encoded by the exons ATGGCTCTCTTGCACAGGCGATTGGGATTTTCCTTAACCTATCTGAGCAACACAGTCATCCAGCGACACCTCAG TGTCAGTGGAGCATGCCAAGCAATACAGAAACTTACTCGCGTGCGAGTGGTGGACAACAGTGCCTTGGGAAACGCGCCATACCACCGGCCACCAAAGTGTATCCACGTGTATAACAAGACTGGAGTTGGCAAAGTAGGAGATAAGATCCTTCTGGCaatcagaggagaaaagaagaaggcTTTGATTGTAGGACACAAGATGCCTGGTCCTCACATGACACCTAGGTTTGATTCTAACAATGTGGTGCTCATAGAAGACAACGGAAATCCGTTAGGAACTAGAATAAAAACACCCATACCCTATATCCTGCGGCGGAGAGAAGGAGAGTTCTCCAAAGTTTTGGCCATTGCCCGCAACTTTGTATGA